In the genome of Sander vitreus isolate 19-12246 chromosome 13, sanVit1, whole genome shotgun sequence, one region contains:
- the c2cd2 gene encoding C2 domain-containing protein 2, protein MSDFESSSSYFGLEDPQWLCMVTLFFASLVTLILYFVQYFQKGRVLNRQTAAEDNAAKEEAAALLGWALSLKSWKSQWRGAWCRALNDQSRKRGSPVLLTFEEGDLEASELMVSQVSSFQKSARNKAACCSVVGEKLQFSLSASSAAMATADPCKYTVCIAPLELQLDLQMQEAEDEVKVSWGVSHLDTGELQVTPTFTQDNANTSSVAAVKEQLRRLLCATRPSVLLSCRPAQASEVKEARNNMASPPKPPRAHDWKLLVKNIRVTLNQEEDAAGSMNPLCVMQLDDPPQKFNTSVLKNTTNPAWDQPFIFELNGRSKELNIQLMNDGQPQESSLLGRVSVPFDLVKKQPKGQQTFALMTKDVVTGSLTTDFTYLEPSEVRSWHPPTPASNKRVEMDRTVMPCGTVVTTITAVKSKPGRPPCLGLNIDPAQKAVANKPKLSERRVSEQASMLGATVSKALSSSDTELLMLNGTDPVAEAAIRQLHQSAKQKLKSPVKKSTIIISGIAKTPLSQDDELALMAGYAAAMDASMSEGSSTQDMTAALATGTSSPPDMSEPQEGPSGIGRPPEDWESQTGEELDHSSLSMCVSEASCKKRRGSFLQKGAKLFFRRRHQRKDPGMSQSHNDLVYLESPTAVERASRTATLSRMLNRKSKNKSKANGSTSMGEPHA, encoded by the exons ATGTCCGACTTTGAGAGTTCCAGTTCATATTTTGGTTTGGAGGATCCGCAGTGGCTATGCATGGTCACACTTTTCTTCGCATCCCTGGTTACTCTAATACTGTATTTCGTACAGTATTTCCAAAAGGGGCGTGTATTAAATAGGCAGACAGCAGCAGAGGACAATGCGGCGAAGGAGGAAGCCGCGGCTCTGCTGGGATGGGCGCTGTCACTAAAAAGCTGGAAAAGCCAGTGGAGAGGAGCTTGGTGCAGGGCTTTGAATGACCAATCAAGGAAGCGTGGG AGTCCTGTTCTGTTGACATTTGAAGAGGGTGATCTTGAGGCATCTGAGCTCATGGTCAGCCAAGTGTCCAGCTTTCAGAAGTCTGCCAGAAACAAG GCCGCTTGCTGCAGTGTTGTTGGGGAGAAGCTTCAGTTCTCTCTCAGTGCATCATCGGCAGCCATGGCTACAGCAGATCCTTGTAAATACACAGTCTGTATAGCTCCACTGGAGCTGCAG CTCGACCTACAGATGCAGGAAGCTGAAGATGAGGTCAAGGTGAGCTGGGGAGTGTCTCACCTGGACACGGGGGAGCTGCAGGTGACGCCCACCTTCACCCAG gaCAATGCCAACACTTCCAGTGTAGCAGCAGTAAAGGAGCAGTTGAGGCGGCTGTTGTGCGCGACGCGTCCCTCTGTGTTGCTGAGCTGCAGGCCCGCTCAGGCCTCAGAGGTCAAG GAAGCACGGAACAACATGGCTTCACCCCCGAAACCCCCCCGCGCCCACGACTGGAAGCTGCTGGTGAAGAACATCCGGGTGACACTGAATCAGGAGGAGGATGCTGCAG GCAGCATGAATCCTCTGTGTGTAATGCAGTTGGACGATCCTCCACAGAAGTTTAACACCTCGGTTTTAAAGAACACAACCAATCCTGCTTGGGACCAGCCGTTTATCTT TGAATTGAATGGACGATCAAAAGAGCTCAATATTCAGTTAATGAATGACGGCCAACCTCAAGAGA GTTCATTACTTGGTCGGGTGTCAGTTCCTTTTGATCTTGTAAAGAAGCAGCCCAAAGGACAGCAAACATTTGCACTCATGACCAAAGACGTAGTGACTGGATCACTTACTACTGAT TTTACCTACTTGGAGCCCAGTGAGGTGAGGTCCTGGCACCCCCCGACCCCAGCCTCCAATAAGAGGGTGGAGATGGACCGTACAGTCATGCCCTGTGGCACGGTGGTCACTACCATCACCGCCGTGAAGAGCAAGCCGGGTCGACCACCCTGTCTTGGACTCAACATAG ATCCTGCCCAGAAAGCGGTGGCCAACAAGCCCAAGCTGTCAGAGCGCCGCGTATCAGAGCAGGCGTCTATGCTGGGGGCCACAGTCAGCAAGGCCTTGTCCTCTTCTGATACTGAGCTGCTGATGCTCAATGGCACGGACCCTGTGGCCGAGGCCGCCATCAGACAACTCCACCAGTCTGCCAAGCAGAAGCTCAAGTCCCCAGTGAAGAAGAGTACCATCATCATCTCCGGCATTGCCAAA ACGCCGTTGTCTCAGGATGATGAGCTAGCTCTGATGGCGGGCTACGCTGCAGCGATGGACGCCTCGATGTCTGAGGGCAGCTCCACTCAGGATATGACCGCGGCACTTGCAACAGGGACCAGTAGCCCTCCAGACATGTCCGAGCCCCAGGAAGGCCCCAGTGGAATAGGCCGGCCTCCAGAGGACTGGGAGAGCCAAACCGGAGAGGAACTAGACCATTCTTCGCtatccatgtgtgtgtctgaggcaAGCTGCAAGAAGAGAAGAG GCAGCTTCCTTCAGAAGGGCGCCAAGCTCTTCTTCCGGCGGCGGCACCAGCGCAAGGACCCGGGGATGAGCCAGTCGCACAATGACCTGGTTTACCTGGAGTCTCCGACCGCAGTGGAGCGGGCCAGTCGAACGGCCACGCTTAGCCGCATGCTCAACCGCAAGAGTAAGAATAAGAGCAAAGCTAACGGCTCTACCTCCATGGGGGAGCCACATgcgtga
- the zbtb21 gene encoding zinc finger and BTB domain-containing protein 21, with protein sequence MESLVHYSNPSHALSVLGVLNEQRLRGQMCDVVLVVADQRYQAHKSVLASTSEYFQSLFTRMDAESLKVVNLDFCEPDAFEIVLNYIYSSSLFVDKGSLAAIQELGYSLGIPFLTNIVSTRPHASYCVSRKRLSFSEGDENEVQTRSVIVRRVRNDTPHPSHLNYQRKTSERSSSPHSTREPALPPSVHNSYESVRNSDSISRKSSEQSEAAGRKSTYPYTSILKGNSSHITSVRPQLTSSVSFSDAEVQHIGLQSGTDQDTKQKNDELETHYHTKVPFPGRAPEPTQTIDRSGPLIKSLLRRSLSMDSPIPVFSPTLELKVLQNREQSVVKMASKASGPETSAHNGNSKRSSPLVLRSKYPSRYDEKTQVEREVSVKAEPSSPLADPMDIVRITVGDALPVSLKDLQTNYDQGSRPDFNPFGKRKDNRRYPFKKNKIFKEHTLPLDEKMSETVPQSAGSDSNENCGEPPQNKIFKCWNCLKVFRSSAGLHRHVNMYHNPEKPYACDICHKRFHTNFKVWTHCQTQHGVVQNPASSSSSSVLDDKFQKKLIDIVREREIKKALLWKLKRNKQGLQSPALTKKRSRPSFICPYCGKVFVFQSQYRQHLRTHPAEKADQDTANESILYQEQDENIQQKSTDAGFYSCRLCNMKLSSLFEQGDHERGCRHATVCPYCGLRFSSPTVKKDHEAHCKYKKLTCLECMRTFKSSFSIWRHQVEVHNQNMMTAKEQIHLKQQENNEEASEMLIDEHYGDEPLAPGSSREIITYSDSSGPPMYDSDSSSYVPEDLSMGHHGRLVVKEEPVEEAVSEMENTETAKSGPEEAGVWPCEKCGNLFSSRKDLERHQELLCHIKPFICHICNKAFRTNFRLWSHFQSHMSTANEPGAKEIDRAPSPLSPSPPTTPQTSERPSPQASVLKSTQTAAPVAAVMTEESSSPEPCGSSGSKTKRPELERQPSSHSPLSRSNSMENAGGPQESDTLFYHAPSLSALTFKRQYMCKLCHRTFKSAFSLWSHEQSHSHV encoded by the coding sequence ATGGAGAGCCTAGTGCATTACAGCAATCCCTCCCATGCCCTCTCAGTGTTAGGGGTTCTCAATGAGCAGCGTCTGCGGGGCCAGATGTGTGATGTAGTCCTGGTTGTAGCGGACCAGAGGTACCAGGCCCATAAGAGTGTTCTGGCTTCCACCAGTGAGTATTTCCAGTCCCTGTTCACACGGATGGATGCAGAGTCACTGAAAGTTGTAAACCTGGACTTTTGTGAGCCTGACGCCTTTGAGATAGTTCTGAATTACATTTACTCCTCCTCACTTTTTGTGGACAAAGGCAGCCTGGCAGCCATTCAAGAGCTGGGCTACAGCCTGGGAATCCCTTTCCTCACCAACATTGTGTCAACAAGGCCACACGCATCCTACTGTGTGTCAAGAAAAAGGCTTTCGTTCTCAGAAGGGGATGAGAATGAAGTCCAGACAAGGAGCGTCATTGTGCGTCGGGTCCGGAATGACACGCCCCATCCCTCGCACTTAAATTATCAGAGAAAAACATCAGAGAGATCATCATCTCCCCATTCTACTCGAGAGCCAGCTCTGCCTCCATCAGTACACAACTCATATGAATCAGTCCGAAACTCTGACTCCATCAGCAGGAAATCATCTGAACAGAGTGAAGCTGCAGGGAGAAAGTCCACCTATCCATACACATCCATATTAAAAGGGAACTCATCCCACATCACATCTGTTAGGCCCCAGCTGACATCATCAGTGTCTTTCAGTGATGCGGAAGTGCAGCACATCGGGCTGCAGTCTGGCACTGACCAGGACACTAAACAGAAGAATGACGAGCTGGAGACCCACTATCACACCAAAGTGCCCTTTCCGGGTCGGGCCCCTGAGCCAACCCAGACCATTGACAGGAGCGGGCCGCTCATAAAAAGCCTACTCCGAAGATCATTATCCATGGACAGCCCTATTCCAGTCTTCTCACCCACACTGGAGCTCAAGGTGCTGCAAAATCGTGAACAGTCAGTTGTTAAAATGGCATCAAAAGCATCTGGGCCAGAAACATCTGCTCACAATGGCAATTCAAAAAGATCATCTCCGCTAGTTCTCAGGTCAAAGTACCCCAGCAGGTACGATGAAAAAACTCAGGTAGAAAGAGAGGTCAGTGTGAAGGCTGAGCCCAGCAGTCCACTCGCTGATCCCATGGACATTGTTCGAATTACAGTTGGAGATGCGTTGCCAGTCAGTCTTAAAGACTTGCAAACAAATTACGACCAAGGTTCCAGGCCAGACTTCAATCCTTTTGGGAAAAGGAAGGACAACAGAAGGTACCCATTCAAGAAgaacaaaatatttaaagaacATACCCTCCCACTTGATgagaaaatgtcagaaacaGTACCTCAGAGTGCCGGCAGCGACTCCAATGAAAACTGTGGGGAGCCGCCTCAGAACAAGATTTTCAAATGCTGGAACTGTTTAAAGGTTTTCAGGTCCAGTGCTGGTCTACATCGTCACGTAAATATGTATCACAACCCTGAAAAGCCGTATGCTTGTGACATCTGCCACAAGCGCTTCCATACCAACTTCAAAGTGTGGACTCACTGCCAAACTCAGCATGGTGTAGTACAAAACCCAGCCTCGTCCTCCAGCTCCTCTGTACTGGACGATAAATTTCAAAAGAAGTTGATAGATATTGTGCGAGAGAGGGAAATAAAGAAAGCCTTGCTTTGGAAGTTAAAGAGGAATAAGCAGGGGTTGCAGTCTCCTGCACTCACCAAAAAGAGATCAAGGCCTAGCTTCATATGTCCTTACTGTGGGAAAGTATTTGTGTTCCAGTCTCAGTACAGACAGCATTTAAGGACACATCCTGCTGAAAAAGCTGACCAGGACACAGCGAACGAGAGCATCCTCTACCAGGAACAGGATGAGAACATTCAACAGAAGAGCACAGACGCTGGATTTTACTCCTGCAGACTTTGCAATATGAAGCTGTCTTCACTCTTTGAGCAGGGCGACCACGAGAGGGGCTGTCGGCATGCAACTGTATGCCCCTACTGTGGCCTCCGATTCTCTAGTCCAACAGTCAAGAAGGACCACGAGGCACATTGTAAGTACAAGAAACTGACGTGCCTGGAATGCATGCGGACCTTCAAGTCCTCCTTCAGCATATGGCGCCACCAGGTGGAGGTCCACAACCAAAACATGATGACAGCTAAAGAGCAGATTCACCTGAAGCAACAAGAGAACAACGAAGAGGCGTCTGAAATGCTCATAGACGAGCATTACGGTGATGAGCCTCTAGCACCCGGGAGCTCAAGAGAGATCATCACTTACAGTGACTCCTCAGGTCCACCCATGTACGATTCAGACTCCTCATCCTATGTGCCTGAGGACCTGAGCATGGGTCATCATGGCAGGCTGGTAGTGAAAGAAGAGCCGGTAGAGGAGGCTGTGAGTGAGATGGAAAACACAGAGACTGCCAAATCTGGGCCTGAGGAAGCCGGTGTCTGGCCATGCGAGAAATGCGGGAATCTTTTCAGCTCTCGCAAAGACCTGGAACGACACCAGGAGCTGCTATGCCACATCAAACCATTCATCTGTCACATCTGCAACAAAGCCTTCAGGACCAACTTCCGCCTTTGGAGCCACTTCCAGTCTCACATGTCGACTGCTAACGAACCCGGAGCCAAAGAGATCGACAGAGCCCCCTcgcctctgtctccctccccccccacgACCCCTCAGACCTCTGAACGTCCCTCCCCACAGGCCTCTGTGCTGAAATCCACCCAGACGGCAGCGCCAGTCGCTGCAGTAATGACCGAGGAGTCCAGCAGCCCAGAGCCCTGTGGCTCCTCAGGAAGCAAGACGAAGAGGCCTGAACTAGAACGGCAACCCAGCAGCCACAGCCCTCTGTCAAGGTCCAACAGCATGGAGAATGCAGGTGGCCCTCAGGAATCAGACACACTCTTTTACCATGCACCGTCTCTCTCTGCCCTGACGTTTAAGAGGCAGTACATGTGTAAACTCTGTCACAGGACCTTCAAGTCGGCCTTTAGTCTCTGGAGCCATGAGCAGAGTCATAGCCACGTGTAA
- the atg101 gene encoding autophagy-related protein 101, protein MNCRSEVLEVTVEARQVEEAMLALLHTILLHRSSGKFHYKKEGTYSIGTVGTLDIDCDFIDFTFVRVSSEELDRGIRRAVSEFKDALSISGSDGMGQISLEFYQKKKSRWPFSDECIPWEVWSIKVNVVNLANEQERQICREKVGEKLGEKVINVVEVINRHEYLPKMPTQSEVDNVFDTSLKDVQPYLYKITYQITDTLGTSVSTTMRRLIKDTLAL, encoded by the exons ATGAATTGCCGCTCAGAAGTGCTTGAAGTAACAGTGGAGGCGAGGCAGGTTGAAGAAGCTATGCTAGCTTTGCTGCACACCATTTTACTGCATCGCAGCTCCGGGAAATTTCACTACAAAAAGGAGGGCACCTACTCCATAGGTACCGTGGGCACACTCGACATCGACTGTGACTTCATCGATTTCACCTTTGTCAGGGTGTCCTCGGAGGAGCTGGACAGAGGGATCCGGAGAGCTGTGTCTGAATTCAAG GATGCGTTGAGCATCTCTGGCAGCGACGGCATGGGGCAAATCTCCCTGGAGTTCTACCAGAAGAAGAAGTCTCGCTGGCCTTTTTCTGACGAGTGTATTCCCTGGGAAGTGTGGAGCATCAAGGTCAACGTTGTCAACCTGGCCAACGAGCAGGAGAGACAGATCTGCAGGGAGAAAGTGGGCGAGAAGCTGGGCGAGAAGGTGATCAATGTCGTTGAGGTCATAAACCGCCACGAATACCTGCCAAAGATGCCCACCCAGTCTGAAGTGGACAATGTTTTCGACACCAGTCTCAAAGATGTCCAACCCTACCTTTACAAAATCACATACCAGATCACAGACACTCTGGGCACCTCTGTAAGCACAACAATGAGACGGCTGATTAAAGACACCCTGGCACTGTGA